In Notamacropus eugenii isolate mMacEug1 chromosome 1, mMacEug1.pri_v2, whole genome shotgun sequence, one genomic interval encodes:
- the CD8B gene encoding T-cell surface glycoprotein CD8 beta chain — protein MQLLWLSLFLPIQISGISGVPSVMQSPETLLVQTDQEAKFLCDMRSSSSIYRIYWFRQVAPPSPDSHYQFLVHLDSKATYGEGIDQKHVLISKESHRSTLRMLNVKPSDSGIYICGIFESYQLVFGSGTRLNVVDVLPTSPIPTKKTTPRKRPCNTKHSEVTQQNGFFCSALPLSLLVGCAVVLLIPLIVIIRMNYLWNVARHHVVK, from the exons ATGCAGCTACTATGGCTCAGCCTCTTCTTGCCCATTCAGATCTCAG GAATCTCTGGAGTCCCTTCTGTCATGCAGAGCCCAGAAACCCTCCTGGTTCAGACTGACCAAGAGGCAAAGTTCCTCTGTGACATGAGGTCATCCTCAAGTATTTACAGAATCTACTGGTTTCGTCAGGTAGCGCCTCCCAGCCCTGACAGTCACTATCAGTTTCTGGTCCATTTGGACTCCAAGGCCACTTATGGGGAAGGCATTGATCAAAAACATGTCCTTATATCCAAAGAGTCACACAGATCCACACTCAGGATGCTGAATGTGAAGCCTTCAGACAGTGGCATCTATATCTGTGGCATTTTTGAAAGCTATCAACTGGTCTTTGGAAGCGGAACCCGGCTAAATGTGG TTGATGTTTTGCCTACCTCCCCTATACCCACCAAAAAGACCACCCCCAGGAAGAGACCGTGCAATACGAAACACTCAGAAGTCACTCAACAGAATG GTTTCTTCTGCAGTGCCCTCCCCCTAAGCCTGCTGGTGGGATGTGCTGTGGTTCTGCTCATTCCCCTAATTGTGATCATCCGAATGAATT ACTTGTGGAATGTAGCTCGGCACCACGTCGTGAAATA